The sequence below is a genomic window from Tubulanus polymorphus chromosome 1, tnTubPoly1.2, whole genome shotgun sequence.
GTGTAAACGAGGCATCCTTAGTTTATGCTTTCGTTCGTTATAATAAAAAGCATACAGTATTCAGCATAAGTAtacacatttgaaaatgaagtttaTCTAGTTTACACTTTCATCAATATTACTTTATCAAGTAATATTTCTTTAGATACTATTGGGTCTTCTTTCACATAAAGTAAAACTCAAATTTTCAGTCCATTTGCTATCAGATATATCGTATCCGGCATCTTCAATACAAactaaaacaattcaaaattcaaaccaCTGTAAGCTTACACTCTTATTAAAACAGAACCCTGTTATTTTCTAGCTTTTTAATCACCCTCATTGCCATCGTGGTATCTGCACAATGAAGTAGATAATTCACCTGGTCTGAAAGTTGCTTTACTTCATCGATGATAGAATCAATTGGTCGACTTCGTTCTCTGCCACGGGTGAACGGTACGATACAGTAACTACACATATTATCACAGCCTCTCATTATCGATctagaatgaaataaagatgcATCAACAACCTTAACAGAGTCCCTACAGATCAATCATTCCTGAGTATAAGGATTTTTAAAGGAGAAACTTTCACATTTCAAGGAAGCACCTGCATGACTtacatatcccaattacaaaAGACTCCTTCTAAATGACCTAAACTTACTCGGTTTCTACTTCGGTAACTGCCTAATACTACCTAATAGGGTTTAACAAAAAGAAGCTGGTTCCAACTGCAACTGATTTAGGCATAGTCTAATTAATGTACAACTTCTATAGTATCTACCGTAATTGCCTACCGGTATTTCTCAagattgaaggagttttaaaggagtttccGACATTTTGCtaaaattaaaggagtttcaagcaccttcaaAAGCATTTCCATTTAgtaggagtttttaaggaatcaaggagtggAAGGGACCCTGCTTAAGAAATTTTCAACATATTTTCTACATAGTCTTTCAATGTATTTGAAATCAACTTACACAAATGCAGTCCGcgaattttcattcaaacgaACGGGCATAACATCTGCGTATGTTTCCTCCAGAGATAGCAGAACATTCactgaaaattaattaatcttaCAATCTTAACTAACTTATCGGTATGTGATGATTTTCTTAActccaatttttcaaattcgcaTACTCCAACTCAAATCAGGCCATTCCTTTAACACTACACCTACGACGAGGTGATGGAgtataaattttaaaatgggAGAATGACTTTACAGAGCGCGGAATTGATAGGAAGATTATCAAATGATTGGTTGATTTTTCCTCCAATTTATTCATACTTACCAGCAGTTTGACCGGATTGCGTAATCGATAACATTCGTGGCAGATCTCTGTAAGCATCAGGACCGCAGACGAGGTCAACcattttctctttttctaaaatcttAGTTTTTAAACGTTCTGCCATGCAACCTGCAAATCAGATCAGTAAGAATGACTTAAATTGATGAGAAGCGTGATATTGCATTTGGTTGTTTTCAGTGTTTTCCACGAAGGGTTGAAAAGAACAACTACCCATGTCATTTTTTgctctgaaaatcagccagCACTGATCTGATGCCCCTGCCAAAGAGATAATATAAATATCCCATTCCCTTGCCAATGTTCTGCTTACAGAGTGCCAAATTATTTGTAGAGGTTATGTGACAAACAGCAGTAGATTGCACCAAACTTCGCTTTGATCCCCCACCCCCCACCCAACAAAAAGCATTCAGTGTCTAAAAAGCTACACTAATGAATGAATGCAGCCACTCTTCCCACCATATGGAGAACACTGGTTGAAGATGATGAGCTAAAAATCATGAAGACATTGCCATTAGCGTTGATTACCTAAAATACCGATCTTCAATTCAGATTTTTTCTTGCTCTGTTGTCTCCTCTTTTTCAGAGATTTAAGAAATTGCAAACGCTTCCATATCTTTTGTTCTGCGCCTTCCCTTATCGCACAAGTCATCACAAGGATAACGTCACTCTTTAAATACCAGTAAAGAATAGAGAAAatggaaattcaaatttatgtaTTGTAATGTAGAAAAAATGAGATATTCAAAGTAGTAAAGAAATACAtattttaaaacttcaaaaatgtgttaaTAAAAGTGCTGCTTTGGCGAACAACAGTGGCCACCAtttggccatcttgattctaagtcatcatttggataagtcactAACGTAATGATCTTCCCAATATGACAACTTAAGCAAGttacaaaacatatactcTGTACATGCGTATAAGGTAAGAGATATTGAGGGAACAATATTCATGGTTTAAACCAATTGACTGGTTTTGTCAAGCGCGAGTATCGGGATGACCTTAGTATTCTCTGAACTAATTGCCATaaatgggaaaaagaaacctcAAATCTCAAAGGgatagatgaattaaaggaAAAAGAATAGGATGGGGTTCATAGTGTCTCCATGACcagtttcatttcaatgaCTTTCAAGGACCCAATTCGAAGATCAAATTGACAATAGATCACAATtcttattcaatatttctagTTATTTTCATCAGGAAACATCTTAATGAATAAGCCCAATAAAAGATAGATGGtattttttatataaattGCTTTCACTTCTGATCTGGGGACCCAGCACATCACAGTACAAACACCAGTGACGcagcgaaagggttaatctCGATCTTTATTAACACAAGATATCACTTGGAatgaaacatttcattaaCTGATGCAGAGTAAGATGAATattcaggggcggatttagggggTGGTCTCGGCGGTCCAGACCCCTGTCTGTCCATTGGGGTTGCCCTTGGCTTTTCGTCAGGacaaaaatcattgaaaccaGCAAATCTGAAACCCCTCCTCTtggaaattgcatattttcgGATGTATTTTTTCCAAAACACCTAACACTAAGGATGGGACCCGTTTAATAACCTATGACGCCTcgctttatcagaaaaactTCTAAGTCATTTCATcttccaattttcctagatccaCTCCTGAAATCATCAGCCTAAAATGGCAGCAATGGCTTATCCATCAGGTAGGCTGTCAAGAAGGGTGTGATAGTTTTTGCAATTGAAACATAAGTGTAAAGTCTCGGTATCACCATACTTGATGTAGCTAGGTCTTTTATGAATGGTTACAATTTTCTAATGCTTACGTCATTGATATTGAGAGTTCTATGGAATCCACTTTTTTCAAGAATCGACCACGCTATCTCTGTATCATTGACATTCATTTGACATCCATACGTTTCGAAATACactgaaataatcattaagAAAACAGATAAgaatttctaaaatctaatgaatttaaacaaaaatacatgaagTATATTTTTATGCATTTTTGGTTTAAATAGTAGAAGATATAGGCTACTAAATAATCAGACTGCAGTTTAGATCACCTTCATGCTAAATGGCTAATGTTTAGGTTATTCAGTAACTAGACTGTGGTTTAGGTTCATGATTGTCATAAACTACATAGGTACCGTATACTCCAAAAGTGCCAGACTTATCCTGATTATCGATGGTAGATCCAGACAGGTTCTGGTCGTAATTTTCTGGTACTCTTCACAATGTACAGAGCTATGAACTCCACAAGCATTTTCACCACGATTTAGTGAGCCTGAAAACCTGTAGGCCTATAAATaccacataggcctacatgtatgACTTGGATTTTCAAGATTTCTTAGGGTAGGACACTTATTGTGTCCCATTTACTATAAGCTGCCATACCCTTTTCAAAATCTGAGCTGCCCCTTTCATTGGGCAAAGTACTGTCTAAGTAATCCTTTTGATTTCACGGAAGTCTCAATACCAGACAATCTTGAAACAAGTTAAAAACGTTATTATTTTAGGAAACAGGGCTATTTAGCACACTCCTAGGACTATCTAACTGCAATTAGACGGGACCTAGTCAGATATACAGGTTCCCATCACAGGAACGACAGCTAATTAGCCACAGTAATAGCTACCAAATTTCGGGACGTCATGTATGAAATCGCTACCAAATTTTCAACACAATTACAAACAGGTACCTTTCCTTCCAAAACCACGAGATACTAGACTTTCATCAATATACGGGATGTGCTCATAGCCACGGTATATGGAATCACTCTTAGTGCCGGTATCCCCCATCATGAAATCTTTCAGAGATGGTTGCGTTTTCGTATCCaccaattttaatttttggtcATTATTGTCGTGTGGATCACTTGGCTTTATTGTTGTACTGTCACTGACGACACTGTTTTTTGTCGTTGTTGAATAGAAGGCCCTGGGCCTAGAAAAGgtcttgttttcattattgggAACAGAAATGTCAACAGCTATACGACATATTTTTCCGAGTTTCAGACATGCATATTCTCTGATGGGTGTCACTGAACCTTTCGTGCATTTGTATTGgcgtaaattgaaaatatttgatgagaaagtCCCGaaaattttcgatgatttcaaaCTCATGGGCGCTGCCATCTTGAAAGTAGCACTAAAATGCGTACTAGGATTGTTTGGGAGCCACCCTCCTATATATTAAAAGGTGTCTTATTTCTGTCCCAATCATGTGGCAATTCTCACAAATGAGGACAATCCACATGCTGTAGGCTTTTAAGACAAAGTATGTCAAAGAACATTGACAAACACCCAAGTAACGCGGCTTCagtggggttcgaacctaCCGAGCCATGAGTAGTAACTAAACTAAAATACGAAACGTCAGACACGATTTTAACATTGTAATTCAAgcatattgttttttcatgtcgtacTACAAGTAGAATATGTAATTATATTTGTTAGAATGTTTATAcgttttcatttaattcctTATTTAAAACATACGTAGAATTTGcatctccacactttcctgcGAATGGTTTTACTTTTACAGTGACGTGTCACCCTTGCAGAAAGCCGGCAACAGAAATGGACAGGATTGATTGTATTCTTGTCTTAATTTGCTTCCTAGCGTCGCCGTACAGTGCGGAGGAGTCATGTCAACGTTTTCCCGGTGGAAAAGTAAACAAGGCTCAAAGTAAGAACTGTGTTTTTTCGTTGACACACAGTACTTATGCGTGATTTTTATGTTGGAATCTGTCGCCCCAATTTTCCTTCTTCCAATTTGGGGGGACCTTGCtgctagtctgaataccagtcgttacGGTTGTTTgtagaacgacggctaggtactagatcTAGACTACCTTGCTGTTTGCAGCATTGCCATTAGGTTGCAAAAGGGGCGGATTTAGACCGTGTCGCCCGACACGGTCGGAATTTTGAAGTGCCTTTTTATttctctgtatcaaaatatgccGTTGTAACCACCTGAGATacacaatagatatttttcctaaatatatGCGCAGTGGATATTCTACTGTATACGGCTGAGTATTTATTTCCACTATTTTACCGTACACCGttgctgattggctgatttaaGCCGCGCATGCGCACAGAGGCgcgcgacttagaaaattcaaggaaagtgtggagaacagagttaTAGAAAATAGAACAGACAGAGCGAGACTCGTAcggccagtaaattactagcgcaACGAGTTCGctgaaaaccaaccgaatgttttaactatctATA
It includes:
- the LOC141910075 gene encoding mitochondrial tRNA methylthiotransferase CDK5RAP1-like isoform X1, coding for MSLKSSKIFGTFSSNIFNLRQYKCTKGSVTPIREYACLKLGKICRIAVDISVPNNENKTFSRPRAFYSTTTKNSVVSDSTTIKPSDPHDNNDQKLKLVDTKTQPSLKDFMMGDTGTKSDSIYRGYEHIPYIDESLVSRGFGRKVYFETYGCQMNVNDTEIAWSILEKSGFHRTLNINDSDVILVMTCAIREGAEQKIWKRLQFLKSLKKRRQQSKKKSELKIGILGCMAERLKTKILEKEKMVDLVCGPDAYRDLPRMLSITQSGQTAVNVLLSLEETYADVMPVRLNENSRTAFVSIMRGCDNMCSYCIVPFTRGRERSRPIDSIIDEVKQLSDQGIKEVTLLGQNVNSYRDTSVSESFNVTNSDQTHLSKGFRTIYKTKKGGRRFSDLLDCVSRVDPEMRIRFTSPHPKDFPDEVLFLIKERQNICNQIHLPAQSGNNEVLDAMRRGYTREAYVQLVKNIRNILPDVSLSSDFISGFCGETEEAHQETVDLIKLVKYNFAFCFPYSMRGKTHAYHKLSDDVPQDVKNRRFMELINVFRDNATIVNQRQIGQVQLVLIEGDSKRSIEDFAGRNDANTKVIFQKKTIPSLENCDEFKPMKPGDYVAVQIIDGTSQVLRGIPLYHTSIRDFHRRTESR